One region of Dehalococcoidia bacterium genomic DNA includes:
- a CDS encoding glutamate synthase-related protein, translated as MPDKYHIKTRPVPPRRPRIGRCGVVDWREDCAGCHNCVKRACVFDRYREEAAYIRDLREMDALFFQCMGCFSCVQQCTKGLLSLALNPVYERLGNGYWTPQMIETTWTQAETARIPVSGAGYRGPFSGPGFDSMWTDMSEIVRPTRDGIHGREYISTAVDIGRKPSLLQFGTNTLEGRLPPLVDIPIPMVIDMMPQGYRLPNLPPIFKVVAAQTGTIAIVDFNDWDLLGNDLEQYLPGLAAYIGPSSALPAAALLRKMRLVEIGDGAGLEQRIAELKAVNPAIVVAVRIDLDAQGVERSIELAGEPYIEALHLVADVNGNELNAGSPRFIKDMFRQIHTSLVQRGIRNEVTLISGGGVALAEHMAKQIICGADLVSVNLPLLIALECTLCRQCNDGLACRAGIREIDTDYGVGRMTNLIAAWHDQLIEVMGAMGIRDVRRLRGEAGRALFFEELEEATFGKLFGTRRNG; from the coding sequence ATGCCTGACAAGTATCACATCAAAACCAGACCGGTGCCGCCGCGGCGGCCGCGCATAGGCAGGTGCGGCGTGGTCGACTGGCGCGAGGACTGCGCCGGTTGCCACAACTGCGTCAAGCGTGCCTGCGTGTTCGATCGCTACCGCGAGGAAGCTGCTTATATACGCGATTTGCGCGAGATGGACGCCCTCTTTTTCCAGTGCATGGGCTGCTTCTCCTGCGTGCAGCAGTGCACCAAGGGCCTGCTTTCGCTCGCGCTGAATCCCGTTTATGAGCGATTGGGCAACGGCTACTGGACGCCCCAGATGATAGAGACGACCTGGACGCAGGCGGAGACCGCCAGGATCCCTGTCTCGGGCGCCGGGTACCGCGGCCCCTTCTCAGGGCCCGGATTCGATTCGATGTGGACCGATATGTCGGAGATAGTCCGTCCCACACGCGACGGCATACACGGCCGCGAGTATATCAGCACGGCCGTGGATATCGGCAGGAAACCCTCCCTGCTGCAATTTGGGACCAATACGCTTGAAGGACGTCTGCCGCCGCTGGTGGACATACCCATCCCCATGGTCATCGATATGATGCCGCAGGGCTACCGGCTGCCCAATCTGCCGCCCATCTTCAAAGTGGTTGCGGCTCAGACGGGGACCATCGCCATCGTCGATTTCAACGACTGGGACCTGCTGGGCAACGACCTGGAGCAGTATCTGCCCGGCCTGGCCGCCTACATCGGCCCCTCATCGGCTCTGCCTGCTGCCGCACTGCTGCGGAAAATGAGATTGGTGGAGATCGGGGACGGCGCCGGCCTGGAACAGCGCATTGCGGAGCTCAAGGCCGTTAATCCCGCTATCGTGGTGGCGGTCAGGATCGACCTGGATGCGCAAGGCGTGGAGCGCAGCATTGAGCTGGCGGGGGAACCGTATATCGAGGCCCTGCACCTGGTGGCCGACGTCAACGGCAACGAGCTTAACGCCGGCAGCCCGCGGTTCATAAAGGACATGTTTCGGCAAATACATACGTCGCTGGTTCAGCGCGGCATCAGGAACGAGGTCACGCTGATATCCGGCGGGGGCGTCGCGCTGGCCGAGCACATGGCCAAGCAGATCATCTGCGGCGCGGACCTGGTTTCCGTTAACCTGCCTTTGTTAATAGCCCTGGAGTGCACCCTGTGCAGGCAGTGCAACGACGGCCTGGCCTGCCGGGCCGGCATCAGGGAGATTGATACGGATTACGGCGTGGGCCGCATGACCAACCTGATCGCCGCATGGCACGACCAGTTGATAGAGGTCATGGGCGCAATGGGTATACGCGATGTGCGCCGCCTGCGCGGCGAGGCGGGCAGGGCGCTTTTCTTTGAGGAACTCGAGGAGGCAACCTTTGGCAAACTCTTTGGTACAAGAAGAAATGGCTGA
- a CDS encoding methylenetetrahydrofolate reductase, translated as MKPDSRLAAKIAGTDFILTAEYLPRPGAGTRVVEECAAALRDGPVAVNVADNHYGVAMSSLAASITLLRAGIEPVYQVVTRDRNRIALQSDLLGAVSLGIKNVLCLSGYHQTLIACPDSAGVFDIDSIQLIAAVNAMAEEGLLMDGRKIEGPFSMLAGAAANPALRPLELNVMRIKKKIRAGAGFLQTQAVFDIEDFKLWLDTLRGEAIAQKTAILAGVLPLGSAAEAKRMKDTFTDFNIPDDVITRLESAGGEEAQRKEGLAICAEMIGRLKALPGLRGIHIFSGGNESAVPALISMAL; from the coding sequence ATGAAACCTGACAGCAGACTGGCCGCGAAAATCGCGGGTACGGATTTCATACTGACGGCGGAGTATCTGCCCCGTCCCGGGGCGGGCACACGCGTTGTGGAAGAGTGCGCCGCCGCTTTGAGGGACGGCCCCGTTGCCGTAAACGTCGCCGACAACCATTACGGCGTGGCCATGTCCAGCCTTGCCGCGTCCATCACCCTGCTCCGTGCCGGTATCGAACCTGTTTATCAGGTCGTGACCAGGGACAGGAACCGCATCGCCCTGCAATCCGACCTGCTCGGCGCAGTTTCACTGGGCATCAAGAACGTTCTCTGTCTCAGCGGGTACCATCAGACCCTCATCGCGTGCCCCGATTCGGCGGGCGTCTTCGACATCGATTCGATCCAGCTCATCGCCGCGGTAAATGCTATGGCTGAAGAGGGGTTGCTGATGGACGGGCGCAAGATCGAAGGTCCCTTCTCCATGCTGGCGGGCGCCGCCGCCAATCCGGCGCTCAGGCCGCTCGAACTCAATGTTATGCGCATCAAAAAGAAGATCAGGGCGGGGGCCGGGTTCTTGCAGACACAGGCCGTCTTCGATATCGAAGACTTCAAACTGTGGCTCGATACCCTCAGAGGCGAAGCAATTGCTCAAAAGACCGCCATCCTGGCCGGCGTACTGCCGCTCGGCAGCGCGGCTGAAGCGAAGAGGATGAAGGATACATTCACGGATTTCAATATTCCGGATGATGTGATCACACGCCTGGAGTCGGCCGGCGGCGAAGAAGCCCAGCGAAAAGAGGGGCTGGCCATCTGCGCCGAGATGATCGGCAGGCTCAAGGCCCTGCCGGGGCTGCGCGGTATACACATCTTTTCCGGGGGCAACGAATCGGCCGTGCCCGCGCTGATATCCATGGCCCTTTAA
- a CDS encoding hydrogenase iron-sulfur subunit, with the protein MYVANKARVKIDLFCCSSSLDPSELSGGDSMQGIEVRLIPLPCSGKVDILYLTKSFETGADGVAVVTCNKGDCRYIEGNLRAQKRVEAVDALLEEIGLGRGRMVMIQPGEGGVEQVRKELEAFRNRIETSPRSAYAGDELELDKE; encoded by the coding sequence ATGTACGTAGCAAATAAGGCCAGGGTCAAGATCGATCTCTTCTGCTGCTCAAGCAGCCTGGATCCGTCCGAGCTGTCGGGAGGAGATAGCATGCAGGGGATTGAGGTCAGGCTGATCCCGTTGCCGTGTTCCGGTAAGGTCGATATCCTCTACCTGACCAAGTCCTTCGAGACCGGCGCGGACGGAGTGGCCGTGGTCACATGTAATAAAGGTGATTGCCGTTATATCGAGGGGAACCTGCGCGCTCAAAAACGGGTGGAGGCGGTGGATGCCCTGCTGGAGGAGATAGGCCTGGGCCGCGGGCGCATGGTCATGATCCAGCCGGGCGAAGGCGGCGTGGAGCAGGTCAGAAAAGAGCTGGAAGCCTTCCGTAACAGGATCGAAACATCGCCGCGCAGCGCATACGCGGGCGACGAGCTGGAGCTCGATAAGGAGTAG
- a CDS encoding RNA-binding protein, with translation MNIYVGNLAYEVTESDIRTEFEAFGEVSSVAIIKDNYSGQSKGFGFVEMPKLQEGQAAIAGLNGKKLKERAITVNGARPRGEGGGGGGRSGGGGGRGGKSSFGQRGGYGGGRGGSRRY, from the coding sequence ATGAATATATACGTGGGGAACCTGGCTTACGAGGTAACCGAGAGCGACATCAGGACTGAGTTCGAAGCCTTCGGCGAGGTCTCGTCTGTTGCCATTATCAAGGACAACTACAGCGGGCAATCCAAAGGCTTCGGATTTGTGGAGATGCCCAAATTGCAGGAAGGCCAGGCGGCCATCGCCGGACTGAACGGCAAGAAGCTAAAGGAACGTGCCATCACCGTCAACGGCGCCCGACCGAGAGGAGAGGGCGGCGGTGGCGGCGGACGCAGCGGCGGCGGCGGTGGTCGTGGAGGCAAGTCCTCCTTCGGCCAGCGCGGAGGCTACGGCGGCGGCAGAGGCGGCTCGAGAAGGTATTAA
- a CDS encoding zinc-ribbon domain containing protein, whose translation MGFTDKTINCADCSKDFTFTATEQEFYASKGFANEPKRCPDCRQARKSSRDGGRSGYQRKMYPAQCAQCGKETEVPFEPRQDKPVYCSDCYSTINPRR comes from the coding sequence ATGGGTTTCACCGACAAAACTATCAACTGCGCGGATTGCAGCAAGGATTTCACCTTCACCGCGACGGAGCAGGAGTTCTACGCATCCAAGGGGTTCGCCAATGAGCCCAAACGCTGCCCCGATTGCAGGCAGGCCAGGAAATCAAGCCGCGACGGCGGCAGGTCAGGCTACCAGCGCAAGATGTACCCCGCGCAGTGCGCACAGTGCGGCAAAGAGACCGAGGTCCCCTTCGAGCCGCGACAGGACAAACCGGTTTACTGCAGCGATTGCTATAGCACCATAAATCCCAGAAGGTAA
- a CDS encoding MFS transporter, protein MNDLSFFRRYTAPCLVAFLGSTFLWAILTYITIYWVDMGYSHLQVGILIAVFPLVSLALMIPFGVFVDRISPKKLILASQFIFALSISGLMMTQDFWLTMLLLAVGGAGNALFNNALPALFYKTLGSSIRGLKLGFFTAGILVGYGLGSLLGGYIYTDFDMNAIFLFALIGTVPMLLLSLLLADVPGTRIKLSDYRADLSSKSVLVFVILVFAFSLHAGAEQSSFSLFLNKDIGMDKEAVGWLYFIHANVMAVLSIVSGYYADRVNSRGKGLAALYYAGIALSGLTNILLMFTTNFGNVLATRLTHAVGDSLTLVTRSLIVSNLFITTRMGGNLATVQTTVTLGTLCGAIISGAFTGYATGFAIAGAAAVLAVIYALIVKPEF, encoded by the coding sequence ATGAATGATCTGAGTTTCTTCAGACGTTACACCGCACCCTGTCTGGTCGCTTTCCTGGGGTCGACTTTCCTGTGGGCCATCCTGACCTATATCACGATCTACTGGGTGGACATGGGCTACAGCCACCTGCAGGTGGGGATACTGATTGCCGTTTTCCCGCTGGTGTCCCTGGCCCTGATGATACCTTTCGGTGTTTTCGTCGACCGCATCTCGCCAAAAAAGCTGATCCTGGCCAGCCAGTTTATCTTCGCCCTTAGCATCTCGGGGCTGATGATGACGCAGGATTTCTGGCTGACCATGCTGTTGCTGGCGGTGGGCGGCGCAGGCAACGCGCTTTTCAATAACGCACTTCCCGCGCTCTTCTACAAGACCCTGGGCAGCAGCATACGCGGCCTCAAGCTGGGTTTTTTTACGGCAGGCATACTGGTAGGGTACGGGCTGGGCTCCCTGCTGGGTGGTTACATATACACGGACTTCGATATGAACGCCATCTTCCTGTTCGCACTGATCGGTACGGTCCCCATGTTGCTGCTGAGCCTGCTGCTGGCGGACGTCCCCGGCACCAGAATCAAGCTCAGCGATTACCGGGCCGACCTTTCCAGTAAGTCGGTGCTTGTCTTCGTCATACTTGTTTTCGCATTCTCCCTGCACGCCGGGGCAGAGCAGTCCAGCTTCAGCCTCTTCCTCAACAAGGACATCGGGATGGACAAGGAAGCGGTGGGCTGGCTGTACTTCATCCATGCCAACGTTATGGCCGTGCTTTCGATCGTCAGCGGGTACTATGCCGATCGCGTCAACTCGCGGGGAAAGGGGCTGGCCGCACTTTATTACGCCGGTATAGCCCTGTCGGGCCTGACCAATATACTGCTGATGTTCACCACTAACTTCGGCAATGTCCTGGCCACGCGCCTGACCCATGCCGTGGGCGACAGCCTGACGCTGGTGACCCGCAGCCTGATAGTATCCAACCTCTTCATCACCACTCGCATGGGCGGCAACCTGGCCACCGTCCAGACCACCGTGACGCTGGGTACCCTCTGCGGCGCCATCATCAGCGGGGCATTCACGGGATATGCGACTGGATTCGCCATCGCCGGCGCCGCGGCCGTCCTGGCGGTGATTTATGCGTTAATCGTCAAGCCTGAATTCTGA